The genomic segment TATCAACCACCGAACACAGACTCATGTTGGCGATGCCATGGTCAAGTAAGAGAACGAGCCATTCATCCTAAGTAGTATTTTAGTATAGAAGAGAGGCATTATGAGCCTACTACTACGACTACATGCGCATCTAGTGCAGTGGCTTGGAAGCAAGCTACCTTGACCATCTTCCGAACTTATCCAGAATTTACTGATCAAACGCAGTAGGGGCGGACTGCTCTTCATTCAGCCACGCCACAGTGACCCCCGAAGCGATCTTATTTTAGTTGCGGGACGAAATCCGGCAGCCGCTGGCTCTGAATAACCAGCCCGTTAATAAGTTAAATTCTTCCATAACATAACGGGGCGGGGTTGCGCGCGAGCCAAGTGACGGAGGTGCACAAGAGTACTTCGCGCCACAACCATCTCTTTTTTATAAGTTCTACGGACCGATGCCTGCTGCTTCATCTGGGAGAAAAGAATCATAGATATGCCGGTCATTAGAAGGAAGAACCGCCATAAAAAGATTCCTCGTGTATCATCTGTAGCAAAACTATGAACGGAAGCTAGCAATCCGGACCGTATTGAAAAGGTTCCTGAGACACAGCATGGAAGAGTAACAATATTAAGAAACGAGATCCAAGAATGAAGAAGGGGTAGAATTACGGAATGAATACGAGCTGTGGCTAATACCCAAGGCATAAAAGAAGCATTTTCTACGGGATCCCGAAACCACCAGCCACCCCGACCTAATTCATGATGAGCCCACCAACTTCCTGGCATGATGCCCACGGTTAAAAACCACCGACATGTCAAGATCCAAATTCGAATCTGTTTCTGGTCCTGGTCAGATACCACTGTGTTCGCGCCGGCGCTCCAACAAAGAGGCGAAGTAGTGGTCTCTTTCTGTTCATTACGAACGACACGCTTCGCCTGCTCCCTCCCCGTGTCCACTAGCGCTCCTGTCCAGAGCGAAGAGAAGGCGAAAAAGCGCCGCCAAAGCAGCATGAGCAGGCTTCTATTGCTACGCAACAAGAGAGCTGGATAGCATTTTGCGACCACATGTTTTAATTTAATGGTAAAAAGCTCGCTTGTTATACGGGATCCGACGCATCCAGCAGAGCGAAGCAGCGTTCCCTTCTTTTCGGCGGCATCCTTCCGCATTGGCGGCGAGTGGAGTGCCACAATCCCATTAAGAATTTTTGATCTACATAATCCAAAGCCCATAGCACTGGCGACGTCTCCGGCATAAATGCAAGGAGGATGTATAGCTGATATAGGATCTTGTGGAACAGGATTTGATTCTGCAAGCGGTTCGGTACGAACGAAGAAATTTCGAACAAAAGGATCGGAACTCGCTGATAGGAAAGGAGAGAAAAACAAAGCAATGCCAAGAGCTCCGTCAATCCGCTGTTCATCGATAGACGAAGCTCTCTCTTTATCATATCGTGCCAGATGCAACAAAGGATGAGTCCTTCTTTTTCCTTCTCGCGAACCACGGGAGCGCCTAGCACCCAGAGGAGCAAAGCTAATTATCCTTTCAGGGTAAAGCGGCGCATAAAAAAGGGCTGGCCCGTCAAACGTCCGGTTCCTTCGCGAACGAAGTTCAGAATTAACAAGGGTTCGTAGAACGAAGGGAGTGTACAACTGGGGCGCAGCCCCTGTTTTTTGTTCGTAACGAGGGAGAGATAGAATGGAGTTCTTCACGAAGTTCGAGACAAAGTAATACAAAACTTCTCTATGGCCTCCTCGTTTTGAGACATTATGGCTTTGGGGTCGACCCCGGTAACAAAGAAGGAATCCATAAAAACGTGGGATCCGACACCATGATAAAATACTACCCTCATGATTAGACCATGTCCCTGAGATTTGATAAAAGAAAGGTGCATTAGCGGTTAATACGTTGTAATTGGATAAGTTATTAGGAATATGACGGAACGAAAGACCGAGGAAAGAAAGAAGAATGCACCAAAATGCAGGTGCTGCACCAAACGCAGgtggttgtttcttgttgtaAGTGAATGCAACGAAAAGACCCGGAAATAACGATAAATGAAAGAATTCATATATTATGTACATTTCGTGCTCTGCTCATTTATAAATTTCTGCTTTGTTATTCCCATCATCCGGTAACCACAGGATGATCCACAAGAAAGGTGGCAGGATTCGAACCTATGGCCCGCCCCTGACCTGCTGGGTTGGGTGGCCGGGTTAGCACCCCTCTAAGCCCCTGTACCCGAAACAGATGCGCTGCGCTACCCAGCGCTACACCTTGTCTCCCCTACTCCTCTTCTGGTTATGCCATTACCAATCGCGCGCGGGTAACCCCCGGGCCGGCCGCCCCTGACCTAATAAGATAAGAACTATTATCCTTATGACCAAACAGCGATAGTTTCACGATCCCGACCAGCAACTTGTTGGGAGTAGGGGCATCCAAGCTTGCCCAACCTAGACATTGTAACTGAAAGTCCTGCCTACTTGTAGGCTTAGGGTAGTCCTCGAAAACCTTCTTCTTTGACTGGCTTGGGAAAGACCCGTAGGCTATGGATCCCACTAATGGAATGGGACTATAACCATACTTCGTCTAGGTTCAAGGACAATCAAGATTTAGGCTTGGAGTATCTAAGGCTTCATGGACCCAATTTTTAGGGCTTTTAAGGACGGACTCGCTAGTGTCCCAAGGATTGACCGGTGAAACTACTAACTGAATTGCCCtaaaataaatatgtatttttCCACAGGACTGAATCCATAGAAACCTTGGCTTAGTGCCAGAACTGTAAGCGGCGGATGATTGGTATGCAGGATCGGTTGCAACGGTTTCACATTCATGTGAATCAAGAGATTGGCTTGAATTGAAAGGCTTTCCAACTAGCCATTGTACCTGAGATTGCGATAAGTCCTTCTTCTTTGTCACCCCATTTCCCTTGGGACCAAGAACAAgctccaaagaagaagaagagacttAAAAAAACTATATGTGCTTGGTTGTTGACCAACAGAAAGGATGCATGGGAAAAAGACAAAAGATATCACAGGCTCTCTTCGGAGAGCGGTATACCGAAAAAAGCCCTTTTTAAAGTAAAGAAAGAAGATAGGCTTAAGTCATCGTCGAATAGGGGCTTTTAAAGAGCGTGACTCTTCTTTTTGAAAAAAGGTAAGACTCTGTCTTTATATAATATACACAATTTTCAGTCTAGTTCGCCACAAGGAGGAAGCTAGCCTATGTGGAAGAAAGAAGTCAAGCTGCACGCAATCCACAACCAAAAGAGAAAAGCCACTCAAGGGCAGAGGGATCTTGCTCGTCAACGTCCGTTGCCGATCCGGTCATCAACATCTGCTTTTATTCGGGACAAGAATGGTTATATCCTGGCAGTGAACTTCTCGTACCTGTCGTCCAATCCATTAGCGTCCAGCCATTACGAAGAGAGCCTTGGGGCATCCGCTTAAACCCTAGGCTTGGAGCCTTACAACTTTCTCAGCTCAAGCTATTTTTACCTTAGACTGAAGCGCATTCACTCATAGGACGACCATCATGTACTTGTACTCAAGTGACGATGAACACTGAACCTAACAGCCGAGGAGACGATCTCCGGTAACAAAGAAGAGTAGATTACCAATTAAGTCACCGCTCCGTGGGCTTTTATGATTACACTACTCACGAATCTATCTATCCAATTTCTTACTGAACTTGACTTGTCTCCGATTGCCATGCTGCGCTTTTCGCTCCTTATCCCGTACAGAACGAAGTGAATCTTATTTAAACATTCATTGCTATGGGCCGTCTTATTGCACTGAATGACGGATCACATGGGGTGGATCCTACTAATATGTTTTCTCCGTGTAGGAAGGTATGGTATTTTGAACATCTAGCTGGTATAGGGACCACTTCTTTGATGCAGCAATAGCCAGTAAAGTCCTAATCTTCACAAACTGAAGTTAAGGTTTCCTCCCAATCTATCCAATATTTATTCTTGAGCAAAGCCTTGAACAGGACGAGAGGAATAATGGCCTACCTCAGGCATGTTGTCTGGAACTGGATCATGGCTTGAGTCTGGAGAGGGAGAAGCGTTGGTTTACTGATCTCTTTCAGGTCCTGGCTGAGCTTCAACAAGATCTGGTGTTAGACGAAGTTTCTTTCTGGTATACACTATGGTTGATAGTGTATGAGTCACAAGCTTCTCTGGCTGATATATATGAGTAATTATTCACGGTGATACTCTCCGGGGGCAAACAAAACTAGACTAATCAGTGTAGGAGAAGACGAAGCCGAAGATACAGAAAGAATCGTCTCCAGCGCACCGATGGGAGACGGGGCCCCCGCAAGGAAAAGTGCTGCTCTCATAACCGACTGTTTTTAATCTTTTTATGGATGTGATATATCTGATGTTCAATTCTGTCATAGGGGCTGCTGCACactgatataaaaaaaaatttattacgtCATCCGAGTGAAAATCAGACGATGTAGCAGTTTGACCTGTCTATTAATGTCACGTCCCGCCTGTGCAGACTGACCTTTCTTTCATGACACTCTCGGCCATAAGCTGTATTATGTGTTTTCGCTAGGACCGACTTCTTTCGGGGCTACTCTCCTCCCGCTAGAAATGTAATAATACATCGAGAGTCTAATCCCGTGGCCCCCTCCGGCCAAATAAGTTCATTTCGCTCTCAGCGACCGCTCTTCGTTTAGGACGGACCGCTCTTCCTTCCTCTTCGGGTCCTCCTTGACTTATCTTTATCCGGTCGTCCCCTCCGATCATGATCTACTTACTCCCTGTGATATAGCTTATGTTCAATAGGATCGAGACTACtctttcaattgaaaataaaaggCAAGCAGGAATTGAACCCACTAATGGGCCAGCGCTTGGCGTTTACTCTAGCCCGTCTTTA from the Vicia villosa cultivar HV-30 ecotype Madison, WI unplaced genomic scaffold, Vvil1.0 ctg.002086F_1_1, whole genome shotgun sequence genome contains:
- the LOC131637805 gene encoding uncharacterized protein LOC131637805 encodes the protein MQGGCIADIGSCGTGFDSASGSVRTKKFRTKGSELADRKGEKNKAMPRAPSIRCSSIDEALSLSYRARCNKG